GTGAGAGTGCATCATTAAAGAGTATTTGTGAAGATAACTTTGTTGGATAACGCCACGCCGCTTCTCTGAACCATCGCTCATAGGTTTCATCCCCTGTTCCAAGCAGAACAAATTGAATGTCATCAGTATATAGAAGCTCATCCAACACGCGAGTAAGCAGATCTAAGCCCTTGGAATCCACAAGACGAGTAACCATGGCCACCATTGGAATATTAGCGTCCACAGGTAATCCTAATTCCTCTTGCAAGGCTAACTTGTTCTCAGTCTTCTTCGACAAATTGGAACGATAACGGGTAGCAAGACTTGGATCTGTCGCAGGATTATAACTTTTCGTATCAATTCCATTCACAATACCGCTTAAAATGTCCGCTCGTGCATTCAACAAACCATCGAGCCCGTAACCATAATAAGGTGTCCGAATTTCTTCCGAGTAGGTTGGACTAACGGTGGTGACACGATCACTGTAAACAATGCCACCTTTTAAGAAGTTCACATTACCGTAATACTCCACGCCTCCAAAATAACTGCTATCCAGACCCAATAGCTCCTCAAGTACTTCATAAGGAAACACTCCCTGATATAACAGGTTATGTATGGTGAATACACTTCGCATTTCGCTGTAAAATGGATTGTGTCGATAATGCCCCTGTAACAGCATCGGAATTACGGCCGCATGCCAATCATGGCAATGCAGTACATCGGGCTGGAAATCAATAGCTGGCAGACACTCCAGCACTGCACGATTATAGAATGCGAAGCGTTCTCCATCGTCCATGTATCCGTAGATTCCATCC
The window above is part of the Paenibacillus sp. FSL K6-0276 genome. Proteins encoded here:
- the glgA gene encoding glycogen synthase GlgA codes for the protein MKVLFAAAEAHPFVKTGGLADVIGALPKALKGAGVDVRVILPKYRGIPEKFTSKMEHLTEVYVPIGWRNQYCGIERIIYDGIPVYFIDNEYYFGRDGIYGYMDDGERFAFYNRAVLECLPAIDFQPDVLHCHDWHAAVIPMLLQGHYRHNPFYSEMRSVFTIHNLLYQGVFPYEVLEELLGLDSSYFGGVEYYGNVNFLKGGIVYSDRVTTVSPTYSEEIRTPYYGYGLDGLLNARADILSGIVNGIDTKSYNPATDPSLATRYRSNLSKKTENKLALQEELGLPVDANIPMVAMVTRLVDSKGLDLLTRVLDELLYTDDIQFVLLGTGDETYERWFREAAWRYPTKLSSQILFNDALSRKIYAASDIFLMPSKFEPCGISQLLALRYGSIPVVRETGGLNDTVEAYNEESGKGNGFTFNNYNAHDMMFTLRRAISLYKQPEHWKKITKNAFAGDYSWNVSAQQYIDIYNEITE